Proteins from a single region of Burkholderiales bacterium:
- a CDS encoding dCTP deaminase has product MIKSDRWIRRMAAQGMIEPFEPGQVRSVDGRRIVSYGTSSYGYDIRCSQEFKIFTNINSTIVDPKDFDEKSFVDFRGDVCIIPPNSFALARTVEYFRIPRNVLTICLGKSTYARCGIIVNVTPFEPEWEGYVTLEFSNTTPLPAKIYANEGVAQVIFFESDEVCETSYKDRGGKYQGQKGVTLPRI; this is encoded by the coding sequence GTGATCAAGTCGGACCGCTGGATCCGCCGCATGGCGGCGCAGGGGATGATCGAGCCCTTCGAGCCCGGGCAGGTGCGCTCGGTCGACGGCCGGCGCATCGTCTCCTACGGCACCTCGAGCTACGGCTACGACATCCGCTGCTCGCAGGAATTCAAGATCTTCACCAACATCAACTCGACGATCGTCGATCCGAAGGACTTCGACGAGAAGTCCTTCGTCGACTTCCGCGGCGACGTCTGCATCATCCCGCCCAATTCGTTCGCGCTCGCGCGCACCGTCGAGTACTTCCGCATCCCGCGCAACGTGCTGACGATCTGCCTCGGCAAGAGCACCTACGCGCGCTGCGGCATCATCGTGAACGTCACGCCGTTCGAGCCGGAGTGGGAAGGCTACGTGACGCTCGAGTTCTCCAACACGACGCCGCTGCCCGCGAAGATCTACGCGAACGAGGGCGTGGCGCAGGTGATCTTCTTCGAGTCCGACGAGGTCTGCGAGACGTCGTACAAGGACAGGG